The nucleotide sequence CTTACCAACTTTCCTTATAAACTTTCGTTCAATAATTGTAGAAGCTACATCATGCGCTTTTTCTTCTACGTTCTGAATGTAGACTCCTTTATTCTTGCCATAGTTTATTATATAGCGTTGTGCTAAATTATAAACCAGATTGTATATTTCATTTAAATAAATTTCTCGACCTGTTAAAAAATAATTTTCTTGTGCAATTAAAAACGCTTGATTGTGTGTGCCCCTCATTTCCCTTTTCTGTCTAACAAGTTATTTAATTTTACTAAAACAGATAAAAAGTAAATTGCGGCGATTACTTTGTATGTCCAAATAACAGCTTGAATAAAAAAATCCATAATATTAATGCTCCTCTTTATTTAATTAGCAATAGCGTCTATATGTCTATTTTGCGATTGTGTGCGTCTGTAAGACGGTGCTTTTAATTCTACAAAAATATAATTTTCGCTTATGCGGTCCATTACAGCCGAGCCTAAATAATCTTGAAAATTCTGTCTTTCCTTATTGCTTATCAAACATGTTGGTAATTTTTTTTCATAACGAATATTCAAAATATCAAAAATAGCGTGCTGTTCAGTTTCTAAATCTCTAGCCCTCCCGACCTCATCAATAATTAAAAAAGGCACACTCGCATATTCTCTGATTAAAGCCTCCTCATCTTTTGCAGCTTTAAAAGCTCTTGACCTAATAAGACGCATGCAAAGAATGTTACTTGCAATGTAAAGCCCGTTATAATTTAATTCTTTTAAAATTGCTATACTCAAGTGTGTCTTGCCCGTTCCATTACCGCCTAGAATTATTATTGTGTCAAAACTCTTTATACCGTGATTTATTCTGGCAATAAAACTTTTTACAAAATCTTTTAAATCATCTATCGCTTTTAAATCTTCATTCGGCGTAAAATAATTACTAAAAGCGGCACCCTGCAATCTTTCGGGGATTTCGGCATTTTGTTTGTTTGTCGCAATTTGAATTTCAAGCTCTTGTTTTAATCGTGCCAGTTCCTTTTTTTGAATTTCAGAATCAGCCTGAATACAAAGATTGCCCAGCTTTAAAAGCTGCTCTCTCATGCTAAGGGGTAAGTTTTTAGGAATCATAAATAAGCCCCCGGTTTAATTCTATCACTCGCAATCTCTGCCGATTTTCTGTAAAGGCTTTGTCTTGCCTCCGGAGTTTTTACATGAGCGTTTAAAAGCCTGTTTAAAACATTGGCCGATAAAATTGTGTTTAAATTATAGCCTCCCGACAAAATAAAATTATCTTCGGCCGCAATTGCTAAAACTTTTGCTATGTCTTCAGGTTTTAATTTTTCTAAAAGATTTTTAAGTAAGGCCCTGGATTGAATCCAGTTAATCAACGGCTCACTTGTTTTAACTTTTCCTAAATTAAAAAGTTTATCCCAGTTTTTTAAATACTCTTTTTCCACGACCTCAAAATTATTTTCAGGTTCTCGAAGTCTTAAAGGCGGCTTTTTGATTTTATGTTTTGGAGGCTCCTCTCCGCTCTGCGGAGAATTTGTGTAATCTATGTTGTAATCTCTGTTGTAGTCTATGTTACTAATAGGATTCGGCGATTTTGGCGGTTTCGTTTCGGTCATTTTGACGGTATCGGAACCGTCATCTTGACCGTTTCCATTCGGCGATTTTGGCGGTTTCGTTTCCACCGTTTCGGAGTCCTCGCCTTTTTTTTCTGCATCATCGTAGAGTAAAAATTTTATTAAAGCGTCTTGATTTACTTTGTAATGAACGGTAGGCACTCCATAAGCTTTTTGAATTTTAGTTTCAATTAAGCCTAGTTCCTCAAGTTCCTTTTTTATTTCTCTTAATTTTTTTTCTTTAACAAAAATTTCATTTTCCCAATCAGAATAGCTTTTAAAAATCCAGCCGTCTTGTGTTTTATCGGTCCAATAAATAAGCTGTGATAAAAACAAGGCTGCTACATGATTGCCATTCAGTTTTTTTAAAAATAAAGTAGGTATTGTCAGTATATTTGCTTGACCTACAGTTTTTGTTAAAAGATTAAATATTTCTTTTTGATTCATGTTAAGCCTCCACTTCCTTTGTTTTTTCTCCTTTCTGTAAAGAAAAATAGATAGCATAGGATCTTCTTTTGCCATTTCTAAAAATTCTTGCAGCCGCAGAGTTCCTATCTTGTTTTTTGAATTGGGATAATGTTTTTTTTAATTCTCTTTTAAGCTCATTAAAAATGCGTCTCGACCAATAGGGTTTCATTTCTCTATACTCAATCGTCTTTTTGCCTGATTTTATTTTATCGTACCATTCTTTTTTTAATGGAAAAACCAACATTTGTTTACTCCTCCACCAATTCCCCGCAGGGGCTGCCGTCATTGGCAAAGACAAATTCTCGAAAGAGCGATATAAAATCATAGTGATAGTTGTTTCCTAAAAAAATGCCACAACCATTAAATCCCGTAATAAATAATAGAGAGTTATTCTTTTTGTGCTTAATCCATCCGCCGTGTTTTTTGACAACTTCAACTGCGTTTCCCATATTTGAAAACGGCTTGTACTTCGGCTTATCGGGCGGTTCGATGAGATAGGCGTAACAATATGTAAAATTATTACCTACGAACAAGTCATCCACCCCATTGTTATATAATCTGTAAAATGTTTCAACACAATCAGTGTCTTCTTCTACTTTTCTTCGCAAGCCTCTTACCGTATCTGCAAAAATACACTTGCTCCCCACCTTCAATTCATCGGCATTAACCGCCGTGTAAACTTTTGATTTGTCAAATTCCATAATTTATAATCTCCTTATCACTTTCTTGCTCCACCCATTCATCAACTGTTTTTATTTCAAGGCCGAGAGCTTGAGCTATTGATAGTTCTAAATCTCGCCCCTTTGATTCGTACTCACTTTCAATCAAAGCGATTAATAAGTTTTCATTCTTTGCAATAACCGCAAGACATTTTCTTATACATTTATTCCAACTCCAGTCTTCTTTGCAAAATATTACGGGCGATATTACGCCGTAATCGGCTTCAATAAGTCTTTTGCGTGCATTTTCAAAATCCTGTTTGTAATTCGGATTATTGCTTACAGCACCGCATAAATAAAGTTGTTTTATTTCTTTTCTCCTTATTTTAACAATCTTTTCAGATTTTTCTTTTGTACAACTTTTGTGAAAGTTTCAAGTTCCGCAATAAGCTCTAGTATTTTTTCTTTCGGCGGTTCGGGTAAATTGTTCCGCCTAGGATTTGAGTCTGCCCCGATGTTGACTTGTACAGGGTTACACCTTTTAATCAGTTCTACGAATTCGAGTAAATCAAAATCTATAATCGGCTCGATTGTGATAATTTTTTTAATATGATTTATCAAAGATAATGATAATGACCTATCTTTCGGAGGTCGGCAATTATTCATTATACTTTTATACATTCTATTTGTTTCAAGTGTAGTACAAATAAAAAAGTTATCTTTCATTTTATTAAGAAAAGTAAATAATCTATCAGGGCTTTTTGTTTGTAATAAGTATTTATTCTCTGTATATTTCAAACAATGGTCTAATGTCTGTTTTTTCCAATAATAATCTACCCCATCAGCAAACATATCGCAAGAAGAACCGACAAAAATAAAATTACCTTTTCCTAAATCTGTTTTTAGTTCTTTTTCATCAAAATGTAACGGCGGTTGTTTTCCCCAGCGTTTCATATAACAGTAGCTGCATCCGTGCGGACATTCGCCCTTGATTGTATTCCATGTATGTGTAATAAATTCATACATATTTCCGGTACTTTTATTTAACGGCATATATTACCTCCTTCTATCTCAATGCAACGGTAATGCCGACAATTAACAAGAGTAATCCAATCCCACAAAATATAACTAACAGTAAAATCTTTAGAATGGTAATAATTCTTTCTGTAATGTAGTCAAAATCATAATCTTTCATTTTCTAACTCCAATAATTAGTTATTCTTATTATTAAAAAGGCTATTTCTAAGTGTAAACGTGTCGTCCATAAGGTTTTCTGCGGTATCTTCAATCTCTTTTAGCCTTTCGTTTAATAATGTTTTTAAAAATGCTGTCATATCAGCGGCTTCTTTTCCGCTTTCACTTCCATAACCTTTATGGTAAAAATACTTTTCCAATTCTTTTTCAAGATTTATTTCTATCATTTCTTTTCTCCTTTTTAGTGGTCGTCAACTAAATGGAAACAACCACTTTTTGAGTTGTCAACTTTTACCGAACAACTCCTTTTTAAAATATTTCGTTCTGAGGTTTTTGGGTTGCCTCAAGGTGCTCTACTTCTTTTTGCAAAAGTTCAACCAATTCTTTTGTGTCAAAAAATCGTTTTTCTGTATTTTTGATTAGTTTTAATTCGTTAAATTTCTTTGCATAATGAGCGTGTATTGATTCCGGTAAGCTTTCTCCGAGTTTTGCGGCAGTAGCTAAAAGATTGGCAGTGCCTTCCCTGTAAAAGTCTTCAGGGCTCTTTTCTTTTTCCGGAACCTGATTTGTACAAGGCTCCGCCCCTAAAGGCTCAAGCGTTGCTTCTTGCTCTGGCTCCGTTTTTTCGGCCATTTCGTATGACTGATTTTGTTTTTGATTTTGAGCGGGCTGATTATCTCCCGATAAGTCATCTGGACTATAAAGACCGGCTAAGACATCAGGGAAAGCGTCCCGTAAAGCAAAGGACAAGGCTCTGTGCTTTAACATTCGGGCAGGGTAAGCCCTCCAGTTCTCTTTACTTAAAAGGTTAGCCCTTTTGGCCATTTCTATATCATAATAGCCCCGGAAAGTTTCCGTCATGTTAGCGTTCTTTCGCTTTACCAACACCTCGGCAGCTTGTTCATCCTGCTTCTTCCATTCTGCCCCGGCATACTCTGGGTTATTCCTTACGATTGCGTGCATGATGTCAGCCGATAAGGTCGGCTTGCCGTTTATTACGGCTATATTAGTCGCTGCTGCCATTGGAGTAAGCCCCAATTCAACGCCCCATTGTAAGGCTATAAATACCTTTTCTTTTGTGTCCAGAGCTTTCGGCAAAAGCCCCGATTTTGCCATAACCTCGGCCATTCTCATTTGGTCATCAAAGGTCATTGCAACTTCTTTTTTTACCGTTGTTAATTCGTTCATTTATTCCCCCTTATCGCAAGAGCAAGAATCGCAAGACTTTGAGCAGTCTTTAATAGTGCTTGATTCTTTAAGCATTTGTTTTGCGATGCAAATTTCTGCGACAATTTCCGATATAACTTTTAAAGGCTCATCGTTTACAGGACCTTTAATAGCTATAGAATGGATTTTATCCAGTTGATTAAAAAGTTTTTCATACATTTTTTTTATTCCCTCCCTAATATAATAGGTGCCAATTCCGATAGGCTTTTTAAATAGACGAAAAAGACACCTATTGATTTATTTTTCTTGAAGTGTATACATTATTTTGGGTACAACTTCAAATTTTTTTAAAAAGGCCTCTAAAGCCGTCGAGGCCAACCAAATAGGAGCGCCGGGCTGCTCCTGAATATACCCGATTTGTTTTTTTTTCTTTAAAAGATAATCATAAGATACATTCAGTCGATCCGCCGCTTCCTGAATACTGTAGTAGTCAACTCCGCCAAGAGTTATCACGTTTAAAATCTCCTTTTGCCGTCTTTTTCCGGCTGTCAGTGTAGGCGGATGATCCGCCTCTTGTGCTGCCCCGGAATTGAACCGAGAAACAAGGCCTAACCCTTTGCAGCACTAAAAAAACTTTTTAAGCTATTACAGCAACTTTAATATTTGCCTTTAAAAATTCGGCTATGGCTACTCTTGCCTCGTTCCTCCATTGACCGCCGTCAGCCTCAAAGAGAGCAACATGCGGTATTCCGTTTTCAGTTTTAATCCTAAGCAAGAATTGACTTTCAGGCTGTTCAATTTCGCGGAAAGCACGATAAGGAGAAAGACGGACAATAGGCTTAACATTTTCTTTGCCTACAAGAGCCCCGGAAACGCCTTTTTTAACGGTAATATT is from Treponema denticola and encodes:
- a CDS encoding DUF4406 domain-containing protein, with the translated sequence MVKIRRKEIKQLYLCGAVSNNPNYKQDFENARKRLIEADYGVISPVIFCKEDWSWNKCIRKCLAVIAKNENLLIALIESEYESKGRDLELSIAQALGLEIKTVDEWVEQESDKEIINYGI
- a CDS encoding ATP-binding protein, which codes for MIPKNLPLSMREQLLKLGNLCIQADSEIQKKELARLKQELEIQIATNKQNAEIPERLQGAAFSNYFTPNEDLKAIDDLKDFVKSFIARINHGIKSFDTIIILGGNGTGKTHLSIAILKELNYNGLYIASNILCMRLIRSRAFKAAKDEEALIREYASVPFLIIDEVGRARDLETEQHAIFDILNIRYEKKLPTCLISNKERQNFQDYLGSAVMDRISENYIFVELKAPSYRRTQSQNRHIDAIAN
- a CDS encoding excisionase, translating into MITLGGVDYYSIQEAADRLNVSYDYLLKKKKQIGYIQEQPGAPIWLASTALEAFLKKFEVVPKIMYTLQEK
- a CDS encoding DUF5131 family protein — its product is MPLNKSTGNMYEFITHTWNTIKGECPHGCSYCYMKRWGKQPPLHFDEKELKTDLGKGNFIFVGSSCDMFADGVDYYWKKQTLDHCLKYTENKYLLQTKSPDRLFTFLNKMKDNFFICTTLETNRMYKSIMNNCRPPKDRSLSLSLINHIKKIITIEPIIDFDLLEFVELIKRCNPVQVNIGADSNPRRNNLPEPPKEKILELIAELETFTKVVQKKNLKRLLK
- a CDS encoding recombinase RecT; translation: MNELTTVKKEVAMTFDDQMRMAEVMAKSGLLPKALDTKEKVFIALQWGVELGLTPMAAATNIAVINGKPTLSADIMHAIVRNNPEYAGAEWKKQDEQAAEVLVKRKNANMTETFRGYYDIEMAKRANLLSKENWRAYPARMLKHRALSFALRDAFPDVLAGLYSPDDLSGDNQPAQNQKQNQSYEMAEKTEPEQEATLEPLGAEPCTNQVPEKEKSPEDFYREGTANLLATAAKLGESLPESIHAHYAKKFNELKLIKNTEKRFFDTKELVELLQKEVEHLEATQKPQNEIF